The following coding sequences are from one Triticum aestivum cultivar Chinese Spring chromosome 5A, IWGSC CS RefSeq v2.1, whole genome shotgun sequence window:
- the LOC123106833 gene encoding meiotic recombination protein DMC1 homolog B, producing the protein MAPSKQYDEGGQLQLMEADRVEEEEECFESIDKLISQGINSGDVKKLQDAGIYTCNGLMMHTKKSLTGIKGLSEAKVDKICEAAEKLLSQGFMTGSDLLIKRKSVVRITTGSQALDELLGGGIETLCITEAFGEFRSGKTQLAHTLCVSTQLPLHMHGGNGKVAYIDTEGTFRPERIVPIAERFGMDANAVLDNIIYARAYTYEHQYNLLLGLAAKMAEEPFRLLIVDSVIALFRVDFSGRGELAERQQKLAQMLSRLTKIAEEFNVAVYITNQVIADPGGGMFITDPKKPAGGHVLAHAATIRLMLRKSKGEQRVCKIFDAPNLPEGEAVFQITTGGLMDVKD; encoded by the exons ATGGCGCCGTCCAAGCAGTACGACGAGGGCGGGCAGCTCCAGCTCATGGAGGCCGAccgggtcgaggaggaggaggagtgcttCGAGTCCATCGACAAGT TGATCTCGCAGGGAATAAACTCAGGAGACGTGAAGAAGCTGCAGGATGCGGGGATCTACACTTGCAATGGGCTGATGATGCACACCAAGAAG AGCCTTACAGGGATTAAGGGCTTGTCTGAAGCAAAGGTTGATAAGATCTGCGAGGCTGCTGAAAAACTTCTG AGTCAGGGTTTCATGACAGGAAGTGATCTCCTTATTAAG CGAAAGTCTGTTGTCCGGATTACCACTGGGAGCCAAGCGCTTGATGAGCTGCTTGGAG GAGGGATTGAAACACTCTGTATCACAGAGGCATTTGGAGAGTTCCG GTCAGGGAAGACCCAGTTGGCTCATACTCTTTGTGTCTCCACTCAG CTTCCACTCCACATGCATGGTGGGAACGGGAAGGTTGCCTACATTGACACTGAGGGAACATT CCGGCCTGAACGCATTGTGCCAATTGCTGAGAGATTTGGGATGGATGCCAATGCTGTTCTTGACAAT ATCATATACGCTCGCGCATACACCTATGAGCACCAGTACAACTTACTCCTGGGCCTTGCTGCCAAGATGGCCGAAGAGCCTTTCAGGCTTCTG ATCGTGGATTCTGTGATTGCGCTATTCCGTGTTGATTTCAGTGGTAGGGGTGAACTTGCAGAGCGTCAG CAAAAACTGGCACAAATGCTGTCCCGCCTTACAAAGATTGCTGAGGAGTTCAATGTTGCAGTGTACATCACCAACCAAG TGATTGCGGACCCAGGTGGTGGTATGTTCATCACTGACCCCAAAAAGCCGGCAGGAGGCCACGTGCTGGCGCATGCAGCCACCATCCGGTTGATGCTGAGGAAAAGCAAAGGCGAGCAGCGTGTCTGCAAGATCTTTGACGCCCCTAACCTTCCCGAGGGAGAAGCT GTTTTCCAGATTACAACAGGCGGATTGATGGATGTGAAAGACTGA